Proteins encoded by one window of Microplitis demolitor isolate Queensland-Clemson2020A chromosome 6, iyMicDemo2.1a, whole genome shotgun sequence:
- the LOC103573068 gene encoding protein THEM6: protein MLACWVLVGVFGTIVLLYALIEVHYFLRMFLTVLLARFCKKPVHILDETTIYGLCTTTDLDTLLYHMNNSRYLRELDFARADFYERTSLYREICSQGKGVVQGAATIRYRRFLKPLSIFKIKSKIIYWDDKSIFMEHKFITPHDDFVRAIAVCRQRLLDCSAETVMSTLLERGVKQNGSVEVGVTQTHVRPEMPPELAKWLESNDISSAILRGTDTSSVVTTT from the exons atgttggcCTGCTGGGTACTGGTCGGTGTATTTGGTACAATAGTACTTTTATATGCACTTATTGAAGTACATTATTTCTTGAGGATGTTTCTAACTGTTCTACTTGCGAGGTTTTGTAAAAAACCAGTACACATTTTAGACGAGACAACTATTTATG GACTCTGTACAACAACAGATTTAGATACATTACTTTATCACATGAATAATTCACGTTATTTACGAGAGTTAGATTTCGCACGTGCTGACTTTTATGAGAGGACGAGTTTATATCGTGAAATTTGTTCACAAGGCAAAGGAGTCGTTCAAGGAGCGGCGACTATTCGTTACAGAAGATTTTTAAAGCCattatctatatttaaaattaaatccaag ataatataCTGGGAtgataaatcaatatttatggAACACAAATTTATAACACCTCACGACGATTTTGTTCGTGCAATAGCAGTATGTCGGCAACGATTATTAGACTGCAGTGCTGAGACTGTTATGTCGACACTTTTAGAACGCGGAGTTAAGCAGAATGGTAGCGTCGAAGTTGGTGTCACGCAG acaCATGTAAGACCCGAAATGCCACCAGAGTTAGCCAAATGGTTGGAGAGTAATGATATCTCTTCAGCAATACTAAGAGGAACTGATACCAGTTCCGTTGTCACaacaacttaa
- the LOC103573060 gene encoding protein THEM6, which produces MVCACTMTIIAILYMLFDVNYFLRIAFTITWGRLFQKKKKIFEKTSIYGICTSQDVDIFLKHMNNARYLRELDFARFHYYDRSGIYGEVSRRGGGAVQGASSTRYRRALAIFTPYKVTTQLIYWDEKNFYLEHEFISLSDNFVRAVVLSKQTITGLKVPVSEIIAKVEPTAQRPEMSNELKLWLDSMEESSQKLRKRN; this is translated from the exons ATGGTGTGTGCATGTACTATGACAATTATTGCAATACTTTATATGTTATTCGacgttaattattttctcagaATAGCATTCACGATTACTTGGGGAAGActgtttcaaaaaaagaaaaaaatatttgaaaaaacatctatttatg gtaTCTGTACATCCCAAgatgttgatatatttttgaaacacaTGAACAATGCACGATATCTACGAGAACTTGACTTTGCACGTTTCCATTATTACGATAGATCAGGAATCTATGGTGAAGTAAGTCGTCGAGGTGGCGGAGCCGTCCAAGGTGCATCATCGACTCGTTACCGACGTGCACTTGCTATTTTTACACCTTACAAAGTAACGACTCAGTTAATTTACTGGGATGAAAAAAACTTCTACCTTGAACACGAATTTATCAGTCTGTCGGATAATTTTGTCCGCGCAGTCGTCCTGAGCAAACAGACAATCACTGGCTTAAAGGTCCCTGTGTCAGAGATCATTGCCAAAGTCGAACCCACAGCGCAGAGACCCGAGATGTCAAATGAACTTAAACTTTGGCTTGACTCTATGGAAGAGTCGTCACAAAAGTTAAGGAAACGCAactaa